A part of Astatotilapia calliptera chromosome 15, fAstCal1.2, whole genome shotgun sequence genomic DNA contains:
- the knl1 gene encoding uncharacterized protein knl1, with amino-acid sequence MEPLDPPKNNEGSGFSRRRLSSILKAPRKSARFPDQDQQENVVERVKPVEKRNSRRVSFAPANDVLLFSKDVKNASPVRSPLQEIITATGATTTQNRVQEGVTEDGSEIIGMETLLNAPLHVSQQKDKATGDDFGEKTMMFSTEDAAMDMTQSHTINIAADIPEDIPLHKYDIFPVLGENRLINDKATVPPLSTGRNVDVSTSLSCLDPGFENFLASLSKPSGQSTNAVNITMTLPAEASSEETKGSLVQIKTQRPNLDKENQVPVSVSAVMEKTPHNTRKTGESSYRSALCPEDDVSMDMTEAQTGRILGVCDDDDNPFQCLFPTQDMYTHSQMKRQQSSKASGLTNPKDKVSLIIPLVPAPHQRHKVSSDAKNECREKTVVFAADDEFMDMTGCHTVNIACGPLVPEEKSADIDKENLPLNTTQNVREPFKAVIICPELSMDMTEAQTGHVLEGVQDDPFQFLFPPQDMYTHCLKKADGTSGQRISEALKSSNHKGIEASSSKALKNQNKPDIENNYSEKTVRFSADDACMDVTRSHTVNIHQLQVQSDQNFDFLPAKEKTLRFTPDDCIMDKNYGLTTNTASNSASNSVNSEKKQDRQICDLPRNTSLSAHSLDPGSKNLTASSSINPMITKMNSNGNAVCPKADISMDMTEAQTGYILEGDAGTATDARLQDHFPTQSIHAQSGNVRKADWQNSKATGLSSCKGKENFLKTSGNTKVQRQQVKLDVDNDCKEKTVVPVNDALMEVTQSLTVNIVSDLELQSHQDTGLLPANGEKTVRFSIHDAAMEVTRSHTVNIATNLNLQSDHNSDLLPPLGEKTVRFGTDDAAMEVTRSHTVNIATNLNLQSDHNSDLLPPLGEKTVRFGTDDAAMDVTRSHTVNIATNLNLQSDHNSDLLPPLGEKTVRFGTDDAAMDVTRSHTVNIATNLNLQSDHNSDLLPPLGEKTVRFGTDDAAMDVTQSHTVNIATDVKLLSDHSLPLNVEKTVRFSTDDAVMDMTRSHTVKIATDFDKKLHQNVDFPPTSEEKTGRFNANDGAMDMTECLTESIPSVSAPYLVLPLQKVLPIQEIQGFSFKVEKSNSEACGLRGNISSSAHDLYQEFKNLSNTSDPWTDIKSQDNDIPSPQKATDPRDILIQLKTQKPAMNTESEAPGLVSSFIKKPVSTTMMDCTEINLSMDMTEAQTGCILGQTCTDDPLQRLSSTQDPNSDHLRQTGIASQRSGDLGLSNPDDQEIMNVPDSLNSNERENTEEPEPRTTACLISQDMESSPKVPGKDVDALCSRKSRRISLADIQSKVRRLSHMISAAPSAVVTDNCTAPLHHLEQDLGKNSKDKTLPVTMAEPEAEMELVNTEDNARAQCFIEAEHPSDAITTTPFSSKTKQLMSRISLGGFKPKLPQKCKPDESKRVKSSGDHTKTITVNVAKELNNFDDDVSDIYDEELGSYEDMSEALDTRSPQKSQEFNMVEPLENTVFEEDVISPVHGQKRLLPEDKTNVEDQKRMKTSCVTVEVSEVIECDSNITTARTTTQTIDSSSNHTASIKCETASESTFKHSLFESQLEDSAVDVQMKLKDGTITVLEFFKLFGIDFVIHNPRESVLPGRFLSDTEASPMDLLKDQHISRPKQMVYETDVFNLNEKVEGLKVRMQDLNKPLNTVNRSLWEDMRYASDKELKSFGAKLKERNNFFRKTSKVQSHELKEVLYSNLLQANLEEQQKLRGRIQEADEMIKTLDDCICELETEFAAVEEKGFEDKPSLKSLQEEMKRVTETTADNERQISELEMQKKQNSSKVKRLRAETRNLEIHMGLLNMMNEWKLREMRDNCRVFTFLHETMHLQLVFEKANGNDADTEQKITHITFKLELDDEKSQCHARLVHKLVSEYIEGESCWVKKYPTRRQVPKLLHDVSLVVSRCRLLGEELRLLKLWGGLRLDILDISCMDTKVRIVFSTLKKFSKFEVVFGISLINHFCVLQVESFKNLIGSTTIQQIEDIVASFTPAKNLLTKTVREIHEVLLC; translated from the exons ATGGAGCCTCTGGATCCTCCAAAAAATAA TGAAGGCAGTGGATTTTCAAGGCGCCGCCTTTCCTCG attttaaaagCACCACGGAAATCAGCCAGGTTCCCTGACCAAGATCAGCAAGAAAATGTG GTGGAACGTGTCAAACCAGTGGAAAAGAGGAATTCAAGACGAGTCAGTTTTGCCCCTGCTAATGACGTCCTTCTGTTTTCTAA GGATGTCAAAAATGCCTCCCCTGTCCGAAGCCCTTTGCAAGAAATAATAACAGCAA CAGGAGCAACAACCACACAAAATAG GGTGCAAGAGGGAGTCACTGAAGATGGGAGTGAAATAATTG GTATGGAAACTCTTTTGAATGCTCCTCTACATGTTTCCCAACAAAAGGATAAG GCCACTGGAGATGactttggggaaaaaacaatGATGTTTTCCACAGAAGATGCAGCCATGGACATGACCCAAAGCCACACTATAAATATTGCTGCAGACATACCTGAAGATATACCCCTTCACAAGTATGACATTTTCCCAGTTCTTGGAGAAAATCGCTTGATAAATGATAAAGCCACAGTCCCACCACTATCCACAGGCAGAAATGTCGATGTAAGCACATCATTGTCATGTTTGGATCCTGGATTTGAAAACTTCCTTGCAAGTCTGTCTAAACCAAGTGGCCAGAGCACTAATGCTGTAAACATAACGATGACTCTTCCTGCTGAAGCATCCTCTGAAGAAACAAAAGGCTCCCTGGTCCAGATTAAAACACAAAGGCCTAATTTGGATAAAGAAAATCAAGTTCCAGTGTCCGTTTCTGCTGTGATGGAGAAGACACCACATAACACCAGGAAAACTGGAGAATCCTCCTACAGGAGTGCACTCTGTCCAGAAGATGATGTGAGCATGGATATGACTGAAGCCCAGACAGGTCGCATCCTGGGAGTCTGTGATGATGACGATAATCCTTTCCAGTGTCTTTTTCCTACTCAAGACATGTACACCCACTCACAGATGAAACGGCAGCAGAGCAGTAAAGCATCAGGATTAACCAACCCAAAAG ATAAAGTGTCCTTGATAATTCCTCTCGTACCTGCTCCTCATCAAAGACATAAG GTGAGCTCTGATGCGAAAAACGAATGCAGAGAGAAGACAGTAGTGTTTGCTGCAGATGACGAGTTTATGGACATGACTGGGTGTCACACAGTAAACATCGCCTGTGGTCCCTTGGTTCCAGAGGAAAAATCAGCAGATATTGATAAAGAAAACTTGCCACTAAATACCACTCAAAATGTTAGAGAGCCTTTTAAAGCCGTTATCATCTGTCCTGAACTAAGCATGGATATGACAGAAGCTCAAACTGGCCACGTTTTGGAAGGTGTGCAGGACGAtccttttcagtttctttttccaCCACAAGACATGTACACCCACTGTCTCAAGAAAGCAGATGGTACTTCAGGACAGCGGATAAGTGAAGCACTCAAATCATCTAACCATAAAG GCATTGAAGCTTCATCTTCAAAGGCACTAAAAAATCAG AACAAACCTGACATTGAGAACAACTACAGCGAGAAAACAGTGAGATTTTCTGCAGATGATGCCTGTATGGATGTGACACGAAGTCACACTGTAAATATCCACCAGTTGCAAGTACAGTCTGACCAAAATTTTGACTTTTTACCTGCTAAAGAGAAAACTTTAAGATTCACTCCAGATGACTGTATTATGGATAAGAATTATGGCCTCACTACCAACACTGCCAGTAATTCAGCATCCAATTCAGTAAATTCTGAGAAGAAACAAGACCGTCAAATATGTGATCTGCCTAGGAACACATCTTTGTCAGCACATAGTTTGGATCCAGGGTCAAAAAACCTTACAGCTTCCTCCAGCATTAATCCTATGATTACTAAAATGAATTCTAATGGAAATGCAGTATGTCCCAAAGCAGACATAAGCATGGACATGACTGAAGCTCAAACTGGCTACATTTTGGAAGGGGATGCAGGCACAGCTACAGATGCCCGTCTTCAGGATCATTTTCCCACGCAAAGCATACACGCCCAAAGTGGTAATGTCAGAAAAGCTGACTGGCAGAACAGTAAAGCAACTGGATTATCAAGCTGTAAAG GTAAAGAAAACTTCCTGAAGACTTCTGGAAACACAAAGGTGCAAAGACAGCAG GTTAAGCTTGATGTGGACAATGACTGCAAAGAGAAGACAGTGGTTCCTGTTAATGATGCCCTTATGGAAGTTACACAAAGTCTCACAGTGAACATTGTCAGTGATTTAGAACTGCAGTCTCACCAAGACACAGGCCTCTTACCTGCTAATGGAGAAAAGACAGTGAGGTTCAGTATACATGATGCTGCCATGGAGGTGACACGAAGTCACACGGTGAACATTGCCACCAACCTAAACCTGCAGTCAGATCACAATTCAGACCTTTTACCTCCTCTTGGAGAAAAAACTGTGAGGTTTGGTACAGATGATGCTGCCATGGAGGTGACACGAAGTCACACGGTGAACATTGCCACCAACCTAAACCTGCAGTCAGATCACAATTCAGACCTTTTACCTCCTCTTGGAGAAAAAACTGTGAGGTTCGGTACAGATGATGCTGCCATGGATGTGACACGAAGTCACACGGTGAACATTGCCACCAACCTAAACCTGCAGTCAGATCACAATTCAGACCTTTTACCTCCTCTTGGAGAAAAAACTGTGAGGTTCGGTACAGATGATGCTGCCATGGATGTGACACGAAGTCACACGGTGAACATTGCCACCAACCTTAACCTGCAGTCAGATCACAATTCAGACCTTTTACCTCCTCTTGGAGAAAAAACTGTGAGGTTCGGTACAGATGATGCTGCCATGGATGTGACACAAAGTCACACGGTGAACATTGCCACCGATGTAAAGTTGCTGTCAGATCACAGTTTACCTCTCAATGTAGAAAAAACTGTGAGGTTCAGTACAGATGATGCAGTGATGGATATGACACGAAGTCACACTGTAAAGATTGCCACTGATTTTGACAAGAAGTTACATCAAAATGTGGATTTTCCACCTACCTCCGAAGAAAAAACGGGGAGGTTCAATGCAAATGATGGAGCAATGGATATGACAGAGTGCCTCACTGAAAGTATTCCAAGTGTTTCTGCACCATACCTGGTTCTACCATTGCAAAAGGTTCTGCCCATCCAGGAAATCcagggtttttcttttaaagtagAGAAATCAAATAGTGAAGCCTGTGGTCTGCGTGGAAACATATCTTCATCAGCACATGATTTATATCAAGAATTTAAAAACTTGTCAAACACAAGTGACCCATGGACTGATATTAAATCACAGGACAATGATATACCATCCCCTCAAAAAGCTACTGACCCAAGGGACATACTGATACAGCTTAAAACACAGAAACCTGCTATGAATACTGAAAGTGAAGCTCCAGGTTTGGTTTCATCTTTCATAAAGAAGCCAGTAAGTACAACCATGATGGACTGTACAGAAATCAATTTGAGCATGGATATGACTGAAGCTCAAACAGGATGCATTTTGGGTCAGACGTGCACAGATGACCCCCTTCAGCGCCTGTCCTCCACACAAGATCCCAATTCAGACCATTTGCGGCAAACTGGGATTGCATCACAGAGGAGTGGTGATTTGGGGTTATCCAATCCTGATGACCAGGAAATTATGAATGTGCCAGATTCTCTGAACTCAAATGAAAGGGAGAACACAGAAGAACCTGAACCAAGAACTACAGCTTGTCTGATATCACAGGATATGGAAAGTTCACCCAAGGTTCCTGGAAAGGATGTGGATGCATTGTGCTCACGAAAGTCTAGACGAATCAGTTTAGCTGATATTCAGTCAAAAGTAAGGCGTTTGAGTCACATGATAAGTGCAGCTCCCAGTGCAGTCGTAACTGATAACTGCACTGCACCTTTGCATCATTTGGAACAAGACCTGGGGAAAAACTCAAAAGATAAAACGTTACCTGTCACTATGGCAGAACCAGAAGCTGAAATGGAATTGGTAAACACTGAAGACAATGCACGAGCTCAGTGTTTTATAGAAGCAGAGCATCCCAGTGATGCTATTACTACAACTCCTTTCAGCTCAAAGACCAAACAGCTTATGTCAAGAATCTCACTGGGAGGCTTTAAGCCGAAACTGCCCCAAAAATGCAAACCTGATGAGTCAAAGAGAGTGAAATCTTCAGGAGACCATACAAAGACGATCACCGTCAACGTTGCCAAGGAGCTGAACAACTTTGATGATGATGTTAGTGATATTTATGATGAAGAGCTGGGTAGTTATGAAGATATGTCAGAAGCACTGGACACTAGGAGTCCTCAGAAAAGTCAAGAGTTCAACATGGTCGAGCCTTTAGAGAACACTGTGTTTGAAGAAGATGTCATTAGCCCTGTTCATGGACAAAAGAGACTTCTGCCAGAAGATAAAACTAATGTGGAGGATCAAAAGAGAATGAAAACATCCTGTGTGACTGTTGAAGTG TCAGAGGTCATAGAGTGTGACAGTAATATTACTACAGCTCGTACGACTACACAGACAATAGATTCCTCCAGCAATCACACAGCCAGCATCAAATGTGAAACTGCATCTGAGTCAA cttttaAACACAGCTTGTTTGAATCTCAGCTTGAAGACAGTGCTGTTGATGTGCAGATG AAACTCAAAGATGGCACCATAACGGTCTTGGAGTTCTTTAAACTCTTCGGCATTGACTTTGTCATCCATAATCCTCGGGAGAGTGTCCTTCCTGGCAGA tttttgtcagACACAGAGGCCTCACCAATGGATTTACTGAAAGACCAACATATCAGTCGTCCTAAACAGATGGTTTATGAGACGGATGTCTTTAACCTCAACGAAAAGGTTGAAGG GCTGAAGGTGCGAATGCAGGATCTAAACAAACCTCTTAATACTGTCAATAGATCTTTGTGGGAGGACATGAGATATGCTTCAGATAAAGAG CTGAAATCTTTCGGTGCTAAACTAAAGGAGAGAAATAACTTCttcagaaaaacaagcaaagttCAGTCACATGAACTGAAGGAGGTTCTGTACTCAAATCTTTTGCAGGCGAATCTG gaGGAGCAGCAGAAGTTAAGAGGAAGAATTCAGGAAGCAGATGAGATGATAAAAACTCTGGATGACTGTATTTGTGAATTAGAAACAG AATTTGCTGCAGTTGAAGAAAAAGGGTTTGAAGACAAACCAAGTCTGAAGTCGCTGCAGGAAG AAATGAAGAGAGTCACTGAGACGACGGCTGATAATGAGAG ACAAATATCTGAACTAGAGATGCAGAAGAAGCAGAATTCAAGTAAAGTCAAAAGGCTTCGAGCTGAAACGAGGAACCTGGAGATTCATATGGGCCTTCTGAATAT GATGAATGAATGGAAGCTCAGAGAAATGAGGGACAACTGCAGAGTCTTCACTTTCCTCCATGAGACCATGCATCTGCAGCTGGTGTTTGAAAAGGCCAatg GTAATGATGCCGACACTGAGCAGAAAATAACACACATCACTTTTAAACTGGAACTCGATG ATGAGAAGTCGCAGTGCCATGCACGCCTTGTTCACAAATTGGTCTCCGAGTACATTGAAGGTGAAAGTTGCTGGGTAAAGAAATACCCAACAAGAAGACAAGTACCAAAG CTGCTCCATGATGTCAGCCTGGTGGTGAGTCGCTGTCGTCTTCTGGGAGAGGAACTGCGTCTCCTGAAACTGTGGGGAGGGCTACGGCTGGATATACTCGACATCAGCTGCATGGACACCAA AGTGCGCATTGTCTTCAGCACTCTGAAGAAATTTTCCAAATTTGAGGTAGTCTTTGGCATCTCTCTCATCAACCACTTCTGTGTCCTGCAAGTAGAGAGCTTTAAAAACTTAATTGGAAGCACAAc GATTCAACAGATTGAAGACATTGTGGCTTCGTTCACTCCCGCCAAGAACCTGCTGACAAAGACTGTCAGAGAGATTCATGAAGTGTTATTATGTTGA
- the knstrn gene encoding small kinetochore-associated protein — translation MSSKIPRGIHPSTETKKNSHKQESKDIATAPTTSTAAQRPDGVLKPHKENAPRKNVAPKVQKAVFTRYGQQAELKEQNQCLIAANEELAKNLTDTQQRVAKLELQCCDLQKENAEVQKNLKDCHALLITAKIDPVLGERVGDTARQNESQRKEVMSISADLLNEIKAFGDIASQQRARLEEIQETMRGLKEAREQMVQERENFSSEAAELERALKEAEALLL, via the exons ATGTCTTCAAAAATTCCAAGAG GTATACACCCATctacagaaacaaagaaaaacagtcatAAACAAGAATCCAAAGACATAGCAACTGCACCCACAACAAGCACTGCTGCCCAGAGACCAGATGGTGTCCTTAAACCACATAAAGAAAATGCACCAAG gaAAAATGTTGCTCCTAAAGTTCAGAAGGC AGTCTTCACTAGATATGGACAACAAGCAGAGCTCAAAGAGCAAAATCAATGTTTGATTGCTGCCAATGAGGAGCTGGCGAAAaacctcacagacacacag CAAAGAGTAGCTAAGCTGGAGCTGCAGTGCTGTGACCTTCAAAAAGAGAATGCAGAGGTTCAGAAAAACCTGAAAGACtgccatgctcttctgattacTGCCAAAATAGACCCAG TATTGGGCGAAAGAGTTGGAGACACTGCACGGCAGAATGAAAGTCAGAGGAAAGAGGTTATG agcatctctgcagacctgctgaatgAAATAAAGGCCTTTGGTGATATTGCGTCACAGCAACGTGCTCGACTAGAG GAAATCCAGGAAACGATGAGAGGCCTCAAGGAGGCACGAGAACAAATGGTTCAAGAAAGGGAGAACTTTTCCTCTGAAGCAGCTGAACTGGAAAGAGCTCTCAAAGAAGCGGAAGCTCTTCTACTCTGA